A genomic segment from Malus domestica chromosome 05, GDT2T_hap1 encodes:
- the LOC103435406 gene encoding receptor-like protein EIX2 isoform X1 has protein sequence MDTLFANTLFNHLNISHSFLILLFASTYLPTAMICLGDIGVPSTSTVKPLCIEEERRALVSFKQHLVDPSGRLSSWVGHDCCQWEGISCNNSTGLVVKMDLRNPYPDSRSYEEWDDSAYERSCLGGKINASLLSLKHLKYLDLSYNEFQGTYIPMFFGELKGLQYLNLSFASFEGEIPPSFGNLSSLHFLDLGSNEYLSSRNLTWLSHLSSLKYLNLNYMDLSRTGVSWAYVMNMLPSLLKLHLSSCQIESIPLSLQRINLTSLLVLDMSNNSFNSSSFPNWIFNLTSLIALDLSRNNFSNSLPNEFANFKSLKYLDLSKTGLKGQIPQGMGQLSQLVSLDLSENSLEGIVTEAHFINLTRLQDFSVGIQVTHQPMSLKFNMARDWVPPFKLHTFGIRNCQVSPDFWIWIQTQVELIYVTLRGIGISDLPEEWLSRISSQVRWLDLSYNKLGGNFPSHLKFPSMQYFDLSHNQLEGPAPLWWSTKVIILYLNNNMFFGPIPSNIGQMMPNLQHLVLMENHLNGTIPTSIGGNMQQLEILSLRSNQFSGELPHAWSAGSNMLYLDVGHNNLFGNIPTSLGVLSSLKVLHLNNNNFSGDIPNSLQNCSSLRSFDLGDNKLSGNIPLWIGGSNVSLLNRLLLRSNFFTGHIPHQLCNLLRLHILDLSRNNFSGEIPEEISSLILLGTLNLSMNQLIGRIPSKIGNLRWLETLDLSHNHLTGQIPQSLSSLTSLSHLNLSYNNLSGRIPSGNQLQTLNDFSIYMDNPSLCGVPLFTKCPEDKTFPSKDAKDKNEDGNDDKLWFYVSVVLGFIVGFWGVCGTLILKISWRYAYFQFFNIFKEKVALAIALKVARLRSFFYSEV, from the exons ATGGATACCTTGTTTGCAAACACCTTATTCAATCACCTCAATATTTCTCACTCTTTTCTCATTTTGCTTTTCGCATCTACGTATCTACCCACTGCTATGATCTGCTTGGGTGATATCGGAGTTCCGAGCACTAGCACTGTGAAACCATTATGCATTGAGGAAGAAAGGCGAGCACTTGTCAGCTTTAAACAACATCTTGTTGATCCTTCTGGTAGGCTTTCCTCTTGGGTGGGTCATGATTGCTGTCAATGGGAAGGAATTTCATGCAACAACAGCACCGGCCTTGTTGTCAAGATGGACCTCCGGAATCCATATCCAGATTCCCGTTCTTATGAAGAGTGGGACGACTCGGCTTATGAAAGGTCTTGCTTGGGAGGTAAGATAAATGCTTCTTTGTTGAGCTTGAAACATTTAAAATACCTGGACCTCAGCTACAATGAGTTTCAAGGCACTTACATTCCGATGTTCTTTGGGGAGCTTAAAGGTTTGCAATATCTCAATCTCTCCTTTGCATCATTTGAGGGAGAGATTCCCCCTTCTTTTGGTAACCTGTCGAGCCTACATTTTCTTGATCTCGGGTCCAATGAGTACTTATCTTCCAGAAACTTGACTTGGCTTTCTCACCTCTCTTCCCTAAAATACCTTAATCTCAATTACATGGACCTTAGCCGCACAGGAGTCAGTTGGGCATATGTTATGAACATGCTTCCTTCATTGTTAAAGTTACACTTATCTTCGTGCCAAATTGAAAGCATTCCACTCTCACTCCAGAGGATTAACTTGACATCACTTTTGGTCCTTGATATGTCGAATAACAGTTTTAACAGTTCTTCGTTTCCCAATTGGATTTTTAATCTTACCAGCCTCATTGCACTTGATCTATCAAGGAATAATTTCAGTAATTCTCTTCCAAATGAATTTGCAAACTTCAAATCTCTAAAATACCTTGATTTATCTAAAACAGGCTTAAAAGGTCAAATTCCACAAGGTATGGGACAACTCTCTCAACTAGTTTCCCTCGATCTGTCTGAAAATTCATTGGAAGGCATTGTAACGGAAGCTCATTTCATAAATCTTACCAGATTACAAGATTTTAGTGTAGGAATTCAAGTCACACACCAACCCATGTCCCTCAAGTTCAACATGGCTCGTGATTGGGTTCCTCCTTTCAAGCTCCACACATTTGGAATCCGAAACTGTCAGGTAAGTCCTGATTTTTGGATATGGATTCAAACTCAAGTTGAACTGATCTATGTCACTCTTAGGGGTATTGGAATCTCGGATTTACCAGAGGAATGGTTGTCGAGGATATCTTCCCAAGTCCGCTGGCTAGACTTGTCTTACAACAAACTTGGTGGAAACTTTCCATCCCATTTGAAATTTCCAAGTATGCAATATTTTGATTTGAGTCACAATCAATTGGAGGGCCCAGCCCCACTTTGGTGGTCCACTAAAGTCATTATCCTTTATCTGAATAACAATATGTTTTTCGGGCCAATTCCCTCGAACATTGGTCAAATGATGCCCAATTTGCAACATCTGGTTCTAATGGAGAATCATTTGAATGGCACTATTCCTACCTCTATCGGCGGCAACATGCAGCAGTTGGAAATCTTGTCTCTAAGGAGCAATCAATTTTCTGGAGAATTACCTCATGCATGGAGTGCGGGGAGCAATATGTTGTATTTAGATGTTGGTCACAATAATCTCTTTGGTAATATTCCCACTTCATTGGGGGTATTAAGTTCCCTGAAAGTATTacatctcaacaacaacaattttaGTGGTGATATTCCTAATTCCTTGCAAAATTGTTCTAGTTTGAGGAGTTTTGATCTTGGAGACAACAAGTTATCTGGGAACATACCTCTATGGATAGGAGGATCAAATGTATCCTTGTTGAACAGGCTACTATTGCGGTCCAACTTTTTTACTGGACATATTCCCCATCAACTGTGCAATCTTCTCCGCCTTCACATCCTCGACCTTAGTCGCAACAACTTTTCAG GTGAAATCCCTGAAGAAATAAGCAGCCTCATTCTATTGGGCACCTTGAATTTGTCCATGAATCAATTGATTGGAAGGATCCCCTCCAAGATTGGAAACTTACGTTGGCTCGAAACTCTTGATCTCTCACACAACCACCTCACGGGACAAATTCCTCAAAGCTTGTCATCTTTAACCTCTTTGTCCCACTTGAACTTGTCTTATAACAACTTGTCCGGAAGAATTCCTTCTGGAAACCAGCTTCAAACGCTCAATGATTTTTCGATTTATATGGACAATCCATCACTGTGTGGAGTTCCTCTTTTCACTAAGTGCCCTGAAGATAAGACTTTCCCATCTAAGGATGCAAAAGACAAgaatgaagatggaaatgaTGATAAGTTGTGGTTCTATGTTAGCGTGGTACTTGGCTTCATCGTAGGCTTTTGGGGAGTTTGCGGCACATTGATCTTAAAGATATCATGGAGGTATGCCTATTTTCAATTCTTTAACATCTTCAAAGAAAAGGTAGCACTAGCAATTGCATTGAAAGTGGCTCGTTTaagaagttttttttattctgAAGTTTGA
- the LOC103435406 gene encoding receptor-like protein EIX2 isoform X2: MDTLFANTLFNHLNISHSFLILLFASTYLPTAMICLGDIGVPSTSTVKPLCIEEERRALVSFKQHLVDPSGRLSSWVGHDCCQWEGISCNNSTGLVVKMDLRNPYPDSRSYEEWDDSAYERSCLGGKINASLLSLKHLKYLDLSYNEFQGTYIPMFFGELKGLQYLNLSFASFEGEIPPSFGNLSSLHFLDLGSNEYLSSRNLTWLSHLSSLKYLNLNYMDLSRTGVSWAYVMNMLPSLLKLHLSSCQIESIPLSLQRINLTSLLVLDMSNNSFNSSSFPNWIFNLTSLIALDLSRNNFSNSLPNEFANFKSLKYLDLSKTGLKGQIPQGMGQLSQLVSLDLSENSLEGIVTEAHFINLTRLQDFSVGIQVTHQPMSLKFNMARDWVPPFKLHTFGIRNCQVSPDFWIWIQTQVELIYVTLRGIGISDLPEEWLSRISSQVRWLDLSYNKLGGNFPSHLKFPSMQYFDLSHNQLEGPAPLWWSTKVIILYLNNNMFFGPIPSNIGQMMPNLQHLVLMENHLNGTIPTSIGGNMQQLEILSLRSNQFSGELPHAWSAGSNMLYLDVGHNNLFV, encoded by the exons ATGGATACCTTGTTTGCAAACACCTTATTCAATCACCTCAATATTTCTCACTCTTTTCTCATTTTGCTTTTCGCATCTACGTATCTACCCACTGCTATGATCTGCTTGGGTGATATCGGAGTTCCGAGCACTAGCACTGTGAAACCATTATGCATTGAGGAAGAAAGGCGAGCACTTGTCAGCTTTAAACAACATCTTGTTGATCCTTCTGGTAGGCTTTCCTCTTGGGTGGGTCATGATTGCTGTCAATGGGAAGGAATTTCATGCAACAACAGCACCGGCCTTGTTGTCAAGATGGACCTCCGGAATCCATATCCAGATTCCCGTTCTTATGAAGAGTGGGACGACTCGGCTTATGAAAGGTCTTGCTTGGGAGGTAAGATAAATGCTTCTTTGTTGAGCTTGAAACATTTAAAATACCTGGACCTCAGCTACAATGAGTTTCAAGGCACTTACATTCCGATGTTCTTTGGGGAGCTTAAAGGTTTGCAATATCTCAATCTCTCCTTTGCATCATTTGAGGGAGAGATTCCCCCTTCTTTTGGTAACCTGTCGAGCCTACATTTTCTTGATCTCGGGTCCAATGAGTACTTATCTTCCAGAAACTTGACTTGGCTTTCTCACCTCTCTTCCCTAAAATACCTTAATCTCAATTACATGGACCTTAGCCGCACAGGAGTCAGTTGGGCATATGTTATGAACATGCTTCCTTCATTGTTAAAGTTACACTTATCTTCGTGCCAAATTGAAAGCATTCCACTCTCACTCCAGAGGATTAACTTGACATCACTTTTGGTCCTTGATATGTCGAATAACAGTTTTAACAGTTCTTCGTTTCCCAATTGGATTTTTAATCTTACCAGCCTCATTGCACTTGATCTATCAAGGAATAATTTCAGTAATTCTCTTCCAAATGAATTTGCAAACTTCAAATCTCTAAAATACCTTGATTTATCTAAAACAGGCTTAAAAGGTCAAATTCCACAAGGTATGGGACAACTCTCTCAACTAGTTTCCCTCGATCTGTCTGAAAATTCATTGGAAGGCATTGTAACGGAAGCTCATTTCATAAATCTTACCAGATTACAAGATTTTAGTGTAGGAATTCAAGTCACACACCAACCCATGTCCCTCAAGTTCAACATGGCTCGTGATTGGGTTCCTCCTTTCAAGCTCCACACATTTGGAATCCGAAACTGTCAGGTAAGTCCTGATTTTTGGATATGGATTCAAACTCAAGTTGAACTGATCTATGTCACTCTTAGGGGTATTGGAATCTCGGATTTACCAGAGGAATGGTTGTCGAGGATATCTTCCCAAGTCCGCTGGCTAGACTTGTCTTACAACAAACTTGGTGGAAACTTTCCATCCCATTTGAAATTTCCAAGTATGCAATATTTTGATTTGAGTCACAATCAATTGGAGGGCCCAGCCCCACTTTGGTGGTCCACTAAAGTCATTATCCTTTATCTGAATAACAATATGTTTTTCGGGCCAATTCCCTCGAACATTGGTCAAATGATGCCCAATTTGCAACATCTGGTTCTAATGGAGAATCATTTGAATGGCACTATTCCTACCTCTATCGGCGGCAACATGCAGCAGTTGGAAATCTTGTCTCTAAGGAGCAATCAATTTTCTGGAGAATTACCTCATGCATGGAGTGCGGGGAGCAATATGTTGTATTTAGATGTTGGTCACAATAATCTCTTTG TTTGA
- the LOC139195759 gene encoding uncharacterized protein, with product MIIFVMKWMVHGLQLARPWPRPRRGDIVGDIEAPKGIDRGGGHESTDLDFISTTKIMSILIVCSSQFLVSTIVQVVGIILSLHAATKISSRAQGIATIASRWHTLMICSSNDSPHTRSSDSLVNFEAANRLSSLHISYSESDLESTDYVHVPTNSQLVSHMASYHKRQAFG from the exons AAATGGATGGTTCATGGATTGCAGTTGGCACGACCATGGCCACGACCACGAAGAGGAGACATTGTTGGCGATATCGAAGCTCCTAAAGGAATTGACCGAGGAGGAGGACATGAAAGTACAGATTTGGATTTCATCAGCACGACCAAGATCATGAGCATTTTGATTGTCTGCAGCTCTCAGTTTTTG GTCTCCACAATTGTTCAGGTTGTCGGCATTATTCTTTCCTTGCACGCAGCTACTAAAATTTCCAGTAGAGCCCAAGGTATAGCAACAATTGCCAGTAGATGGCATACGTTAATGATATGCAGTTCTAATGATTCACCGCATACCAGAAGTTCAGACAGTTTGGTGAACTTTGAGGCTGCCAACAGATTGAGCTCACTGCATATAAGTTACTCTGAGAGTGATTTGGAGTCAACGGATTATGTTCATGTGCCTACAAATTCCCAGCTGGTTTCACATATGGCTTCATACCACAAGAGACAAGCTTTTG GTTAA